Part of the Arthrobacter sp. MMS18-M83 genome is shown below.
GTCGCTCAGCGCGAATGGGCCAAAGGCAACACGTTCGCCAGAACCCGCACGACCCTCAGCAACGAGGAATATTACGCCAGCCCATTCGTTGCCGAGCCGCTGCGCCGCCTCGATTGCGCCCGCCCCGTCAACGGCGCGGCAGCCGTCATAGTCACGACGGCTGACCGGGCGGGCTCCGGGCGGCACCGCGCCGTGCACGTCGCCGGGGCTGCGCAGCGCTCGATCGAAAGGCGCCGCCACGCCCCGGTCTCGCCGTGGGAGCCAGTCGGCGCAGCCGAGGCCTTCGCCGACGCGCTCGGCCAGTCCGGCATGACCGCAGCGGACGTGGATGTACTGCAGGTCTACGATCCGTTCACCATCGTTCCTCTCATTCTGCTCGAAGCGTTCGGCTATGCGGAGCGGGGAGGCGCGGGCGACCTCGTGAATGCCGGCCAGACCGGTCCCGGCGGATCGATCCCGACCAACACTGGTGGCGGGCAGGTCGCAAGCTATTACCTGCAGGGCGTTACGCCCGTCATTGAGGCCATCACCCAACTGCGGGGCACAGGCGGAGCACGGCAAGTGCGTGACGCGAGCGTCGCCGCGATCGCGGCGATCGGCGGCCGGCTCGAGCACCATTCAACCCTTGTACTGGATCTCGAGGTGCCATGGTGAACGCGGCCCTGGAGGACTGGCTGGTGCTGGATGCCGCTGCTCCCAGCATTGAAGAGCCGTTGCTCACCTTTCTGGATGGCACAGCGCGCGGCGAACTGGTCTTGCCTTTCTGCACCAACGGGCATCCGCTCGATTTCGATCAGGGCCGCTGCGAGCAGGACGGCTCAACCGAACAACCGGTGTGGAGAACAGTATCGAGCCGGGCGACCGTGATCGCGTCGATCGTGATGCACCGCACCGAGAAGACCTTCGTGAAGGCCGTGGTGCCGTACCCGGTGATCGAGGTCGAACTCGGCTCCGGGCATCGCCTGTATGTATCGACGGACCGGGAGCCCGAGCGGAATTACCAAGCGGGAGACCAGGTCGAGCTGACCTTCGTCGTCGTCGGAGAGACGCGTATCCCGCGGATCCAAGTTGAAGAACCGAAGAATAAAAGGAGTGGACAATGACTATGCGACTGGAGCAGGACCGCCTGGCGGCGGACGCCATCGATTACGAGAAACTCATCCAGCGCGACCGTGTGCACGGTTCGCTTTACACAGATGCCGACATCTTCCAGAAAGAGATGCGCGACATCTATGAGAGCCAGTGGGTGTTCGTCGCGCACGAGAGCGAGATCCCCGAGCCCGGCGACTACGTGCGCCGCCGCATTGGCGAGCAGCCTCTTATCGTCGCCTGCGGCAAGGACCTCAAAGTGCGCGTGATGCTCAATCGCTGCACCCACCGCGGCAACATGCTCTGCCAGTCCGACGCCGGCAACGCGACATTGTTCCGCTGTTCCTTCCACGGCTGGACCTTCAGCAACGACGGGCGCCTCCAGGGCGTCTCGTTCCGCGGAGGCTACGAGCAGTCGCTGGGCGAGCTGCGCAGCGAACTCGGCCTCGCCGAAGCTGCCCAGGTCGGCACCTACGGTGGCTTCATCTTCGCGAACCTCAGCGGCGACGCGGGCGACCTCGAGCACTACCTCGGCAACGCCAAGGATGCGATCGACCGTCTCGTCCGGATGTCGCCGGCAGGCGGGATCGACCTTTCCGCTGGCTGGATGAAGCACGACAACAACGCCAACTGGAAGGTCGTCAACGAGGTACAGGTCGACGGATACCACCCTCTGTTCGTACACGAGTCGCTGTACAAGGCCATCAAACCGGCCAAGGTGGACTACAGCTCCGACGAACTGCGCGTCGCTGTGCGCGACCTCGGCGGCGGGCACAGCGAGGTCGACTACACGGCCGAGTACCAGGCGCAGGACCGCGAGTTCATCTGGTTCTCCAGCATCCCCCGCAGCCGGGTCCCCGACTACATCGAAGCCATGGAAGCACTGCACGGCCCGGAGAGGACCCACGACATCCTCGTCGATGGCCCCCCGCATACGTTTATCTGGCCGAATCTCTTCCTGGCCGAAATGCAGGTCATGTTTATCGAGCCGCTGTCTGTCGAGCAAACGATCCAGTACACCGCGCCGATCAAGCTGCTCGGCGCAGAGGAAATGAGTGCGCGCATCATCCGCCAGACCGAGGGCGCGATGGGGCCAGCAGGCTTCCTGATCGCCGATGACGCGGAGATGGGCGAGCGCAACCAGGTCGGCCTGCATGCCCAGGAGCCGGAGTGGGTACTGTTCGGCCGGGGCTTCGAGAGCGAGAAGGTCGAGCCCCGTGGGATCACTTCGTACGACCGCACCTCTGAGACATCGCAGCGCGGCATGTGGCAGCACTACCGCACCCTCATGACGGAGACCACCAATGACTGAGATCCAATCGATCGCTACCCCTGCCGGCTCCGTGTCCGCGGAACTCGTCGACTTCGTCGTCCACGAGGCACGCCTCGCCGACGAGAACCGCTACGCGGAGTGGGAGTCACTGTGGGCGGATGACGGCATCTACTGGGTTCCGACCGGTGATCAAAAAGACCCACAGACTCAGGTGTCGTTCGTCTTCGACAATCGCCATCGCATCGGCTCGCGCATCGCCCAGCTGCGCTCCGGCCGGCGCCACTCGCAGACCCCGCCATCCAAGATGCGGCGCCAACTCTCCAACTTCGAGGTGCTGTCCGACGACGGCGGCGAGGTCGAGCTCGCGGCAAACTTCTCATTATTCGAACACCGGTACACGACCACGATCTGGGCCGGGCGCTACCTCTACCGCCTGCGATACACCGCCGACGGACTCTCACTAGTGAAGAAGACCGTGCTGCTTATCAATAACGAGAGCGCCATCAGGACCATCGCTTTCATCCTCTAGATAGGAATAGTCATGCTGGTTGGAGACATCCCCCGTCTCAATGCTCGCCGGTACGCAGGCAAGACTGCCGTCATCTGCGGTGACCGGGAGCTCACCTGGTCCGCCGTGAACGAGCGCGCGAACAGGCTCGGCGCCTACCTGCTGGGCGCGGGCCTGCAGCGCGGCGATCGCGTCGCCGTGATCGCCTCGAACATCCTCGAGTGGCCGGAAATCTCGTTCGGAATCTCCAAGGCCGGACTGGTGCTCGTACCTGTCAATGTGCGTCTCGCCGTGCCGGAGATCATCTTCCTGCTCGACGACGCAGGGGCGAAGGCGCTGATCTTCGATTCGGAGAGCGCCAACGTCGCCAGTGAGGTGATCGCAGCCGGCAACGGACTCGGCGTCGTCCTGCAGATCGGCGGCAGCGACCTCGCGCCGGAGTATGAGCGCGAGATCGACGCCGTCGGGTCGGCCACCCTCTCGTCGGCGGGCCTCTCCCCGGACGATTTGCGGGCGCTCATCTACACCAGCGGCACAACGGGCCTGCCGAAGGCCGTGACAAACACCCACCGTGCCATGATCTATGGCGCCATGGACCACGTGCAGACCGTGAATGCGAAATCGACGGATGTCGGGCTCGCCATCACACCGTTCTTCACCTCCGGCGGCGCGATGCGCACCCTCTCATGGGCCTACCTCGGGCAGACCATGGTGGTGCTGCCGAAGTTCAACGAGGAACAGATCGTGCACCACTTCAAGCGGTACAACGTCACCAACACCATCATGGTCCCGACCATGCTCAGCAGGCTGTGCACATACCTTCAGACCCAGCCGCACCAGGACTTCCCGGCCCTCGGCTCGATCGGCT
Proteins encoded:
- a CDS encoding thiolase family protein, whose product is MTAAAAISGVGLVVAERDDFSSATTLALRAIDEACADAGIAIGDIDGLLLNHNELLAEDKVTLDIGRQGAFGELRLLYELNAKGTTFSVLIDLARQAISAGRANTVVVLFADAAMRPGVGSGAAFAAMGGSRGQRGLERAGGMLGAVAAYAFLAAHYLQETQATADDLRAVAVAQREWAKGNTFARTRTTLSNEEYYASPFVAEPLRRLDCARPVNGAAAVIVTTADRAGSGRHRAVHVAGAAQRSIERRRHAPVSPWEPVGAAEAFADALGQSGMTAADVDVLQVYDPFTIVPLILLEAFGYAERGGAGDLVNAGQTGPGGSIPTNTGGGQVASYYLQGVTPVIEAITQLRGTGGARQVRDASVAAIAAIGGRLEHHSTLVLDLEVPW
- a CDS encoding OB-fold domain-containing protein, with the protein product MVNAALEDWLVLDAAAPSIEEPLLTFLDGTARGELVLPFCTNGHPLDFDQGRCEQDGSTEQPVWRTVSSRATVIASIVMHRTEKTFVKAVVPYPVIEVELGSGHRLYVSTDREPERNYQAGDQVELTFVVVGETRIPRIQVEEPKNKRSGQ
- a CDS encoding aromatic ring-hydroxylating oxygenase subunit alpha codes for the protein MTMRLEQDRLAADAIDYEKLIQRDRVHGSLYTDADIFQKEMRDIYESQWVFVAHESEIPEPGDYVRRRIGEQPLIVACGKDLKVRVMLNRCTHRGNMLCQSDAGNATLFRCSFHGWTFSNDGRLQGVSFRGGYEQSLGELRSELGLAEAAQVGTYGGFIFANLSGDAGDLEHYLGNAKDAIDRLVRMSPAGGIDLSAGWMKHDNNANWKVVNEVQVDGYHPLFVHESLYKAIKPAKVDYSSDELRVAVRDLGGGHSEVDYTAEYQAQDREFIWFSSIPRSRVPDYIEAMEALHGPERTHDILVDGPPHTFIWPNLFLAEMQVMFIEPLSVEQTIQYTAPIKLLGAEEMSARIIRQTEGAMGPAGFLIADDAEMGERNQVGLHAQEPEWVLFGRGFESEKVEPRGITSYDRTSETSQRGMWQHYRTLMTETTND
- a CDS encoding aromatic-ring-hydroxylating dioxygenase subunit beta, whose product is MTEIQSIATPAGSVSAELVDFVVHEARLADENRYAEWESLWADDGIYWVPTGDQKDPQTQVSFVFDNRHRIGSRIAQLRSGRRHSQTPPSKMRRQLSNFEVLSDDGGEVELAANFSLFEHRYTTTIWAGRYLYRLRYTADGLSLVKKTVLLINNESAIRTIAFIL
- a CDS encoding class I adenylate-forming enzyme family protein, which encodes MLVGDIPRLNARRYAGKTAVICGDRELTWSAVNERANRLGAYLLGAGLQRGDRVAVIASNILEWPEISFGISKAGLVLVPVNVRLAVPEIIFLLDDAGAKALIFDSESANVASEVIAAGNGLGVVLQIGGSDLAPEYEREIDAVGSATLSSAGLSPDDLRALIYTSGTTGLPKAVTNTHRAMIYGAMDHVQTVNAKSTDVGLAITPFFTSGGAMRTLSWAYLGQTMVVLPKFNEEQIVHHFKRYNVTNTIMVPTMLSRLCTYLQTQPHQDFPALGSIGYGSAPSSPALIRNAMDLLGCDFWQRYGQSEVAGFVTHLSPQDHREIVAGRAEIAKSCGTESASSDITVLDDDGQELPPGEIGEVVIKSDAVSNGYWNRPDVTAERFWRGELHTGDMAYRDQDGYLYLVDRKNDLIISGAFNIYPGEIERIINTHPAVRMAAVFGVPHPAWGETPIVAVVPSDDWVAGTPALEQELKDLCRANLAGYKQPGGFEFLDEFPVSAAGKILKTELKKPHQKQGS